In Pelmatolapia mariae isolate MD_Pm_ZW linkage group LG2, Pm_UMD_F_2, whole genome shotgun sequence, one DNA window encodes the following:
- the tomm5 gene encoding mitochondrial import receptor subunit TOM5 homolog, whose amino-acid sequence MFKLEGLGPKMDPEEMKKKMRQDVILSLRNFLIYVALLRATPYVLKKLDSI is encoded by the exons ATGTTTAAACTGGAAGGGCTGGGACCCAAAATGGACCCGGAggagatgaagaagaaaatgcGACAAGATGTCATCTTGTCTTTACGAAACTTCCTTATTTACGTCGCTCTGCTCAGAGCCA CGCCGTATGTGTTAAAGAAGCTGGACAGCATATGA
- the LOC134636841 gene encoding zinc finger and BTB domain-containing protein 5-like — MNFPSHFQHIFKQLNHQRLQAQLCDCVVVVGGQTFQAHRSILAACSSHFRALLTSSDTADEAGGSGADRCRDGPNVIELDPEVVTPESFSTLLDMIYTSTLSLGTSNVMDVLLAASHLHLNGVVKACKIHLSRKNFPASAPKGWRSVQQQEQESPSSQVAGSLQQRVTSGLEEDLDKEEMGEEVSQSGGDEDCVVIVGHKRKLHEDRLSDRKRTCRLPGENYKECSPTVTRSCVSHEERGEALLSSGWLQITDTLWENQGDDEEKKYKAPKGELEEIQLPSQSDSSIGGLWEKGEHTDGDGVVKVKVGEEEGDKPQVAVIEVKKENLSSYSPDLLTSNSPPSPLEACTDNLNAQLSGEKMAAASPATCNVGSLQSELCTDLRTEEQEETGDLDEDSADGEGLDSLSDLAFSCFLNPGTESVMGALEEDDSLASLTAAATAAAAASEAPPALVDAGEQDQKSDEANTSTAQSSDSSSSLIFPVTSVPLQQLLPTQSPGFSDTIILQPTQSSLTGFLSTVRPPLSVGAPVVQPSRAGKSSGATTFRRIAPKTQPGSEAGTELSHGSGGDVADRPPLTRASEDVLSKCKKAAAEDHVLLVEGEKKYACKICCKTFMNLTDCKKHIRVHTGEKPYPCPKCGKRFSQSSHLYKHSKNTCLNWKDDQSLAGTLL, encoded by the coding sequence ATGAACTTTCCAAGTCACTTCCAGCATATTTTCAAGCAGCTCAACCACCAGCGCCTCCAAGCtcagctgtgtgactgtgtAGTGGTGGTTGGAGGTCAGACCTTTCAGgctcaccgctccatcctggcAGCATGCAGTTCTCACTTCAGGGCTCTCCTCACCTCCAGCGACACTGCAGATGAGGCTGGAGGTTCAGGGGCTGACAGGTGTCGAGATGGTCCCAATGTGATAGAGCTCGATCCGGAGGTGGTGACCCCAGAGTCTTTCTCCACCCTGCTCGATATGATTTACACCTCCACTCTTTCCCTAGGGACCTCCAATGTGATGGATGTGTTACTGGCGGCATCGCACCTGCACCTCAACGGCGTGGTCAAGGCCTGCAAGATACACCTGTCCAGGAAAAACTTCCCTGCCTCTGCGCCTAAAGGTTGGAGgtctgtgcagcagcaggagcaggaaAGTCCATCTTCCCAGGTAGCAGGCAGTTTACAGCAACGGGTCACATCAGGCCTGGAAGAGGACCTCGATAAAGAGGAAATGGGAGAGGAGGTGAGTCAGTCTGGTGGGGATGAAGACTGTGTGGTGATAGTGGGGCATAAGAGAAAGCTGCATGAGGACAGGCTCAGTGACAGGAAGAGAACCTGCAGACTTCCTGGAGAAAACTATAAGGAGTGTTCGCCTACTGTTACCAGGAGCTGTGTGAGCcatgaggagagaggagaagcTCTGTTGTCCTCAGGTTGGCTGCAGATCACTGACACACTCTGGGAAAACCAAGGTGATGATGAGGAGAAGAAGTACAAAGCACCCAAGGGAGAATTAGAGGAAATCCAGCTGCCGAGCCAGTCGGATAGCAGCATAGGAGGTCTGTGGGAGAAGGGTGAACATACAGATGGAGACGGTGTGGTCAAGGTAAAGGTgggagaggaagagggagacAAGCCTCAGGTGGCAGTGATTGAGGTGAAAAAGGAAAATCTAAGCTCATATTCTCCAGATTTGTTAACCAGTAATTCTCCTCCGTCTCCACTGGAAGCCTGCACAGATAATTTGAATGCACAACTCAGTGGCGAGAAGATGGCTGCAGCCAGCCCAGCAACATGTAATGTTGGCTCTTTACAGTCAGAGCTGTGCACAGATCTTCGCACCGAGGAGCAGGAAGAAACTGGAGATTTGGATGAGGACTCGGCGGATGGTGAGGGCCTGGACAGCCTGTCAGACCTGGCCTTTTCCTGCTTCCTCAATCCCGGCACTGAAAGCGTCATGGGAGCTCTGGAAGAAGATGACAGTCTAGCCAGCCTCACGGCTGCTGCCACAGCTGCTGCCGCCGCCAGCGAAGCTCCTCCAGCTCTGGTAGATGCAGGTGAGCAGGATCAAAAGTCAGACGAGGCAAACACCTCTACTGCTCAGTCTTCAGACTCTTCATCTTCACTTATCTTTCCGGTCACCTCGGTCCCCTTGCAGCAGCTTCTCCCAACTCAGAGCCCAGGATTTAGTGACACCATCATCCTCCAGCCCACCCAGAGCTCTCTGACAGGGTTCCTGAGCACTGTCAGACCACCACTCAGTGTGGGAGCCCCTGTCGTCCAACCCTCGAGGGCAGGGAAAAGCTCAGGAGCAACAACCTTCCGTCGAATCGCCCCCAAAACACAACCTGGATCAGAAGCTGGCACAGAGCTTTCCCATGGCTCTGGGGGGGACGTTGCCGATCGGCCACCTCTGACAAGAGCTTCAGAGGATGTTCTCTCCAAGTGCAAGAAAGCAGCTGCTGAGGACCACGTGCTGCTGGTGGAAGGGGAGAAAAAATACGCCTGCAAAATCTGCTGTAAGACCTTCATGAACTTGACTGACTGCAAGAAGCATATTCGTGTCCACACAGGAGAAAAGCCCTATCCCTGTCCCAAGTGTGGCAAGCGCTTCAGCCAGTCCTCCCACCTGTATAAGCACTCGAAGAACACCTGCCTAAACTGGAAAGATGACCAGTCTTTGGCAGGCACTTTGCTCTAA